In Populus alba chromosome 1, ASM523922v2, whole genome shotgun sequence, a single window of DNA contains:
- the LOC118034029 gene encoding probable N-acetyltransferase HLS1 yields MSLRIAADNFPTLPVGEMENFVVVREYDEGRDKVAVEEMERRCEVGQRGKHSLVTDLMGDPICRVRHFPSHVMLVAECGEGGEIAGVIRACVNTVRTRESSGYVKLAYILGLRVSPSHRRLGIGTKLVQEIEEWCKQKGAEYSYMATDCSNEPSINLFTRKCLYTKFRTLTMLVQPVHAHYKPLGSDIAIIQLPPKLAGAIYCRVFADAEFFPKDIGTILSSKLNLGTFMAVPKKALPKWDPKTGILPSSFALMSVWNTKEVFKLQVKGVSKLTYACCTGTRLLDAWMPWLRLPSFPDVFRQFGVYFLYGLHMEGKNASRLMKALCAFAHNMARDDDGCGAVVAEVAQRDPVREVIPHWRRFSWAEDLWCIKKLADEKLDVDRRCGQSDWMKHGSSSPVIFVDPRDI; encoded by the exons ATGTCACTAAGAATAGCTGCGGACAATTTCCCAACATTGCCGGTCGGCGAGATGGAGAATTTTGTGGTGGTGAGAGAGTATGATGAAGGGAGAGACAAGGTGGCTGTGGAggaaatggaaagaaggtgTGAGGTTGGCCAAAGGGGAAAGCATTCACTGGTTACTGACCTTATGGGTGATCCAATTTGCCGAGTTCGCCATTTTCCATCTCATGTTATGCTA GTTGCTGAATGTGGTGAAGGAGGAGAGATAGCAGGGGTGATAAGAGCCTGTGTAAATACTGTGAGGACAAGAGAAAGTTCAGGCTATGTAAAGCTGGCTTATATTCTGGGATTAAGGGTTTCTCCCTCTCACAG GAGGCTTGGCATTGGCACAAAATTGGTTCAAGAAATCGAAGAATGGTGCAAGCAAAAAGGTGCAGAGTATTCATACATGGCCACGGATTGCTCCAATGAACCTTCTATCAATTTGTTTACCAGGAAATGCCTTTACACGAAATTCAGAACTCTTACCATGCTAGTGCAACCGGTTCATGCCCATTACAAGCCATTAGGCTCCGACATTGCCATAATTCAACTTCCCCCGAAACTTGCCGGAGCGATTTATTGTCGAGTGTTTGCCGATGCAGAATTTTTCCCAAAAGATATTGGTACGATTTTGTCCAGTAAGCTAAATCTGGGTACATTCATGGCCGTGCCCAAAAAAGCTCTCCCCAAGTGGGATCCAAAAACGGGAATTCTGCCCTCAAGTTTTGCCTTAATGAGTGTGTGGAACACCAAGGAAGTGTTCAAATTACAAGTGAAGGGAGTGTCCAAATTAACGTATGCATGTTGCACAGGTACTAGGTTGTTAGATGCTTGGATGCCATGGCTAAGGTTGCCTTCATTTCCTGATGTATTTAGACAATTTGGTGTTTATTTCTTGTATGGACTCCACATGGAAGGTAAAAATGCATCGAGGCTCATGAAGGCTCTATGTGCATTTGCACATAATATGGCTAGAGATGATGATGGGTGTGGGGCCGTGGTGGCTGAGGTGGCCCAGAGGGACCCAGTTAGGGAGGTGATCCCACATTGGAGGAGATTTTCATGGGCTGAAGATTTGTGGTGCATCAAGAAGCTTGCTGATGAAAAACTAGACGTTGATCGAAGATGTGGACAATCTGATTGGATGAAACATGGATCTTCTTCACCGGTCATTTTTGTTGACCCCCGTGATATTTGA